A region of Asticcacaulis excentricus DNA encodes the following proteins:
- a CDS encoding undecaprenyl-diphosphate phosphatase — MDYLIALFLGFVEGLTEYIPVSSTGHLLLLSHFLGFESPSNTFAVLIQLGAVLALLSLYFNKLWNVLITLPTSPESRGFAVSILVAFFPALVIGVLAHDFIKSVLFESPRLICLSLIVGGIILWLVDRYAPVPDKGDAFRIDFKTSLIIGVFQCLAMIPGMSRSGSTLIGAMLCRVEKKAAAEFSFFLAMPTMLGAFTYDVYKTHNQMNFNDMGLVAVGFIAAFVTALIVVKAVLNFVAKNGYGIFAIWRIVVGGLGLILLSLGY; from the coding sequence ATGGACTATTTGATTGCCTTGTTTCTCGGTTTCGTCGAAGGCCTGACCGAATATATTCCTGTCTCCTCGACCGGCCACCTGCTGCTTCTGTCGCATTTTCTGGGCTTTGAGTCCCCCAGCAACACCTTCGCCGTGCTGATCCAGTTGGGCGCCGTTTTGGCCCTGCTGAGCCTCTATTTCAACAAGCTGTGGAACGTGCTGATCACCCTGCCGACCTCGCCGGAATCGCGTGGGTTTGCGGTGTCTATCCTTGTGGCCTTCTTTCCGGCGCTGGTCATTGGCGTGCTGGCCCACGACTTCATCAAGAGCGTGCTGTTCGAAAGCCCGCGCCTGATCTGCCTCAGCCTGATCGTCGGTGGCATCATCCTGTGGCTGGTGGACAGGTACGCGCCGGTGCCGGACAAGGGCGACGCCTTCCGCATCGATTTCAAAACCTCGCTGATCATCGGCGTGTTTCAGTGTCTGGCCATGATCCCCGGCATGTCGCGCTCAGGCTCGACCCTCATCGGGGCCATGCTGTGCCGCGTCGAAAAGAAGGCGGCGGCGGAGTTTTCCTTCTTCCTCGCCATGCCGACCATGCTGGGGGCCTTTACCTATGACGTGTACAAGACCCATAACCAGATGAATTTCAACGACATGGGTCTGGTCGCCGTAGGCTTTATTGCGGCCTTTGTGACGGCGCTGATTGTGGTCAAGGCGGTGCTGAACTTCGTGGCGAAGAACGGTTACGGCATCTTCGCCATCTGGCGCATTGTGGTCGGCGGCCTCGGCCTGATCCTGCTGTCGCTGGGGTATTGA
- a CDS encoding citrate/2-methylcitrate synthase, with translation MSRQWISRAEALQRLDVKPQTLYAYVSRQRIAARTDPDNPRRSLYALDDIERLTQRGPRPAEDAPAVLPALSGKSALRGEATIDSDIFIAIDNRPFYRTHDSLALSETENFETVAALLWKDEAANPFGPLKPRPDVNFTGGPRARVWGMLSRRLDEDALSEQATERHLRLEAAGILNELFDAVTNGGPRLYFHQRLARAWKVNDLRDVDLIRRALVLCADNGLDAATLSARAAAVSQGPLSSPVMAGFATLSGPAMGGRVSRAEAYVTQVRRQGNPRLVAETFLRQGVELPGFEAEQSSCDALRAEALMAAAPHIGEDLKTIRAVGEELTGRPLGFTLALALIGRHLDLPKDAPFTLMGLGRSAGWLAHAIEQTETGTAPNVRLRYVGEHPLAAKP, from the coding sequence ATGTCGCGCCAGTGGATCAGCCGCGCCGAAGCCTTGCAGCGACTGGATGTCAAGCCGCAGACCCTCTACGCCTATGTCAGCCGTCAGCGCATCGCCGCGCGGACCGACCCGGACAATCCGCGCCGCTCGCTCTATGCCCTCGATGACATTGAGCGCCTGACGCAGCGCGGCCCGCGCCCGGCCGAAGATGCCCCGGCGGTTCTGCCGGCGCTCAGCGGCAAATCCGCCCTGCGCGGTGAGGCGACGATCGATTCCGACATCTTTATCGCTATCGACAACCGCCCCTTTTACCGCACGCACGACAGCCTGGCGCTCAGCGAAACCGAGAATTTCGAAACCGTCGCTGCCCTTTTGTGGAAGGACGAAGCCGCCAACCCCTTCGGGCCGTTAAAACCGCGCCCGGACGTCAACTTCACCGGCGGACCTCGCGCCCGCGTGTGGGGGATGCTGTCGCGGCGTCTGGACGAAGACGCCCTGTCGGAACAGGCCACCGAACGCCACCTGCGCCTTGAGGCGGCGGGCATCCTGAATGAGCTGTTCGACGCGGTGACCAATGGCGGACCGCGCCTGTATTTCCATCAGCGTCTGGCCCGCGCGTGGAAGGTCAATGACCTGCGCGACGTCGATCTGATCCGCCGGGCGCTGGTGCTGTGCGCCGATAACGGGCTTGATGCCGCCACCCTGTCGGCGCGTGCCGCCGCCGTGTCGCAGGGGCCCTTGTCGTCGCCGGTGATGGCCGGTTTCGCCACGCTGAGCGGTCCGGCTATGGGCGGGCGGGTGTCGCGCGCCGAAGCCTATGTGACGCAGGTGCGGCGTCAGGGTAATCCGCGTCTGGTCGCCGAAACCTTCCTGCGGCAGGGCGTCGAGCTGCCGGGCTTTGAAGCCGAACAATCGTCCTGCGATGCCCTGCGCGCCGAAGCCCTGATGGCCGCCGCCCCGCACATCGGCGAAGACCTCAAGACCATCCGTGCCGTCGGTGAGGAGCTGACCGGGCGGCCATTAGGGTTTACTTTGGCGCTGGCCCTGATCGGGCGACACCTCGACCTGCCCAAGGACGCGCCGTTTACGCTGATGGGGCTGGGGCGCTCGGCCGGCTGGCTGGCCCACGCCATCGAACAGACCGAAACCGGCACCGCGCCCAATGTGCGGCTGCGCTATGTCGGCGAACATCCTTTGGCCGCAAAGCCCTGA